The Manihot esculenta cultivar AM560-2 chromosome 11, M.esculenta_v8, whole genome shotgun sequence genome includes a region encoding these proteins:
- the LOC110626750 gene encoding protein STRICTOSIDINE SYNTHASE-LIKE 3, translated as MTPTGILAGLFLLLALYCGIDPFKHSAISEFPDFKAFKVDLADGSLVPAEKDKDNLLQRSEIKFLNQVQGPESIAFDPLGRGPYTGLADGRIVFWDGHKWIDFAYTSPNRSGLCDPKPSPLSYLKNEHICGRPLGLRFDKKTGDLYIADAYFGLLKVGPEGGLATSLTTEAEGIPLRFTNDLDMDDEGNIYFTDSSTRYQRRNFMQLVFSGEDSGRVLKYNPITKETTVLLRDLQFPNGLSLSKDGTFFVFCEGSMGRLLKYWLKGEKAGTSEVFAILPGFPDNVRTNAEGNFWVAVHCRRNFYSYLCAIYPKLRMFLLKLPIPTKIQYLLHIGGRPHAVAVKYSPEGKLLQVLEDSQGKVVKAISEIEEKDGKLWMGSVLMPFIGVYSLA; from the exons ATGACTCCCACTGGAATTCTCGCCGGTCTCTTCCTCCTTTTAGCCTTGTACTGTGGTATTGACCCTTTTAAGCACAGTGCAATATCTGAATTCCCAGATTTCAAGGCCTTCAAAGTTGACCTGGCTGACGGGTCTCTGGTGCCTGCCGAGAAAGATAAAGATAACTTACTGCAAAGATCTGAAATTAAATTTCTCAATCAAGTTCAAGGCCCTGAGAGTATCGCCTTTGACCCTCTTGGCCGTGGGCCTTACACTGGTCTTGCTGATGGGAGAATCGTGTTCTGGGATGGTCATAAATGGATCGATTTTGCTTATACTTCACCGAATAG GTCAGGACTATGTGATCCAAAACCATCACCTTTGAGTTATTTGAAGAACGAGCACATTTGTGGCAGGCCCTTGGGGCTTCGATTTGATAAGAAAACTGGTGATTTATATATTGCTGATGCATATTTTGGGCTGTTGAAAGTGGGGCCAGAAGGTGGCTTGGCAACATCACTAACAACTGAGGCAGAAGGGATCCCACTGCGTTTTACCAATGATCTAGACATGGATGACGAAGGGAACATTTACTTTACAGATAGCAGTACTCGATACCAGAGGAG GAACTTCATGCAGTTGGTTTTTTCTGGGGAGGATAGTGGAAGGGTTCTAAAGTACAATCCAATTACAAAGGAAACCACTGTCCTTCTAAGGGATCTTCAATTTCCAAATGGTTTGTCCTTAAGCAAGGATGGTACCTTCTTTGTTTTCTGTGAAGGATCCATGGGAAG ATTGCTCAAGTATTGGCTGAAGGGTGAGAAAGCAGGGACCTCAGAAGTATTTGCCATCTTACCAGGATTTCCCGACAATGTCAGAACAAATGCAGAGGGCAACTTTTGGGTAGCAGTTCACTGTCGCCGTAACTTTTATAGTTACTTGTGTGCAATATACCCTAAACTGAGGATGTTTTTGCTCAAGCTTCCAATTCCAACCAAGATCCAGTACCTGCTTCACATTGGTGGGCGGCCTCATGCAGTGGCTGTTAAATACAGCCCAGAAGGTAAGCTGTTGCAGGTATTGGAGGACAGTCAGGGGAAGGTTGTTAAAGCAATCAGCGAAATAGAAGAGAAGGATGGGAAACTGTGGATGGGGAGTGTTCTGATGCCTTTTATTGGAGTTTACAGCTTGGCTTGA